The following coding sequences are from one Diabrotica virgifera virgifera chromosome 2, PGI_DIABVI_V3a window:
- the LOC126879582 gene encoding gastrula zinc finger protein xLCGF3.1-like, with translation MKPDASSLLTNYDRSDSNFNPYITSTANVNTGGQHFICAICNKQFSTLTYLKIHMKLHTGEKLFKCEICTKQFSVKVYLKTHMRVHTDEKPFECEICTQHFSVKRYLKTHMRVHTGEKRFECEICPKQFSTKQVLKAHMRAHIGEKPFECEICTKQFSTKQVLKAHMRLHTGENPFECEICTKQFSMKQVLKAHMRVHTGEKPFVCNICTKQFSTKYEVKSHMRVHTGEKSFKCEICTKQFSAKQNLNRHMTVHTGEKPFECEICTKQFSTKQILKRHMRVHTGEKSFKCEICTKQFSTKQVLKKHMRVHTGENSLKCEICTKQFSTKGYLVLHMKLHTGENPF, from the coding sequence ATGAAACCTGATGCCAGTAGCCTATTAACAAATTATGATAGAAGTGACAGTAATTTCAACCCATACATAACTTCCACTGCCAATGTAAACACTGGAGGACAACATTTTATATGTGCAATTTGCAACAAACAATTTTCGACACTGACTTATTTAAAGATACATATGAAattgcatactggtgaaaaactatttaaatgtgaaatttgcacaaAACAGTTTTCAGTGAAAGTATATTTAAAAacgcatatgagagtgcatactgatgaaaaaccatttgaatgtgaaatttgcacccaACATTTTTCagttaaacgatatttaaaaacgcatatgagagtgcatactggtgaaaaacgatttgaatgtgaaatttgcccCAAGCAGTTTTCAACGAAACAAGTTTTAAAAGCGCATATGAGAGCGCATATTGgcgaaaaaccatttgaatgtgaaatttgcaccaagcAGTTTTCAACGAAACAAGTTTTAAAAGCGCATATGAGACTGCATACTGGTGAAAatccatttgaatgtgaaatttgcaccaagcAGTTTTCAATGAAACAAGTTTTAAAAgcgcatatgagagtgcatactggtgaaaaaccatttgtaTGTAatatttgcaccaaacagttttcaactaAATACGAAGTAAAatcgcatatgagagtgcatactggtgaaaaatcatttaaatgtgaaatttgcactaAGCAGTTTTCAGcgaaacaaaatttaaataggcaTATGacagtgcatactggtgaaaaaccatttgaatgtgaaatttgcaccaagcagttttcaacgaaacaaattttaaaaaggcatatgagagtgcatactggtgaaaaatcattcaaatgtgaaatttgcaccaagcagttttcaacgaaacaagttttaaaaaagcacatgagagtgcatactggtgaaaactCATTgaaatgtgaaatttgtaccaaacagttttcaacaaaGGGTTATTTAGTACTACATATGAAATTGCATACTGGTGAAAACCCATTTTAA